A genomic stretch from Rhineura floridana isolate rRhiFlo1 chromosome 18, rRhiFlo1.hap2, whole genome shotgun sequence includes:
- the TEKTIP1 gene encoding tektin bundle-interacting protein 1 isoform X2 yields MDFRCLNYRDLVLNRPYVPQSTLETDFPTPLYSDEYLTLRGPQNAPIIKEAVRWKYTPMGWDAIPQTWYTGLTNSHNHDSWYTLTNPIGREAYYRWQKSHAKRERTLPPAYAQHLHESSWYDPIVPAQYLDPKTRWGAFLWRDRPILGKEYVVNRNRCAEELKGKPGYVAHLSFHTPVFTAKDYRTWRMFDRQPSTNHQH; encoded by the exons ATGGATTTCCGGTGTCTAAACTATCGGGATTTGGTGCTGAATCGTCCGTATGTCCCTCAGAGTACCCTGGAGACTGATTTCCCCACTCCGCTGTACAG TGATGAGTACCTGACGCTGAGGGGCCCTCAGAATGCCCCTATCATTAAGGAGGCCGTTCGCTGGAAATACACCCCTATGGGGTGGGACGCCATCCCTCAGACCTGGTACACGGGGCTGACCAACAGTCACAACCACGACTCCTGGTACACCCTCACCAACCCCATCGGCCGAGAGGCTTATTACCGCTGGCAGAAGTCACATGCCAAACGTGAGAGGACTCTACCACCTG CTTATGCCCAGCATTTGCACGAGAGCAGCTGGTATGATCCCATCGTTCCTGCCCAGTATTTGGACCCTAAAACACGATGGGGCGCATTTCTGTGGAGGGACAGACCCATTCTTGGAAAAGAATATG TTGTCAACCGCAACCGCTGCGCTGAGGAGCTGAAGGGCAAGCCGGGCTACGTGGCCCATTTATCTTTCCACACGCCTGTCTTCACCGCAAAGGACTATCGCACCTGGAGGATGTTCGACCGCCAGCCCTCGACCAACCACCAGCACTAG
- the TEKTIP1 gene encoding tektin bundle-interacting protein 1 isoform X1: MQSVLSLQPPCKGGQDTETVMNPRSDFTVGMERLDFSQSECDFLFFPLSSDEYLTLRGPQNAPIIKEAVRWKYTPMGWDAIPQTWYTGLTNSHNHDSWYTLTNPIGREAYYRWQKSHAKRERTLPPAYAQHLHESSWYDPIVPAQYLDPKTRWGAFLWRDRPILGKEYVVNRNRCAEELKGKPGYVAHLSFHTPVFTAKDYRTWRMFDRQPSTNHQH, encoded by the exons ATGCAGTCAGTTTTATCTTTACAACCACCATGCAAGGGAGGCCAAGATACTGAGACAGTTATGAACCCAAGGTCAGACTTTACGGTTGGCATGGAACGGCTGGATTTCTCACAAAGTGAATGCGatttcctcttcttccccctctccagTGATGAGTACCTGACGCTGAGGGGCCCTCAGAATGCCCCTATCATTAAGGAGGCCGTTCGCTGGAAATACACCCCTATGGGGTGGGACGCCATCCCTCAGACCTGGTACACGGGGCTGACCAACAGTCACAACCACGACTCCTGGTACACCCTCACCAACCCCATCGGCCGAGAGGCTTATTACCGCTGGCAGAAGTCACATGCCAAACGTGAGAGGACTCTACCACCTG CTTATGCCCAGCATTTGCACGAGAGCAGCTGGTATGATCCCATCGTTCCTGCCCAGTATTTGGACCCTAAAACACGATGGGGCGCATTTCTGTGGAGGGACAGACCCATTCTTGGAAAAGAATATG TTGTCAACCGCAACCGCTGCGCTGAGGAGCTGAAGGGCAAGCCGGGCTACGTGGCCCATTTATCTTTCCACACGCCTGTCTTCACCGCAAAGGACTATCGCACCTGGAGGATGTTCGACCGCCAGCCCTCGACCAACCACCAGCACTAG